Proteins co-encoded in one Pocillopora verrucosa isolate sample1 chromosome 1, ASM3666991v2, whole genome shotgun sequence genomic window:
- the LOC136280090 gene encoding uncharacterized protein → MTIKTIKGVRTLCQGNIPVESITIEEALGDFLTLITKVKSSERHENQITVLIGHNSATFDVPTLLRNSDENFKDGITDMNVYFADSLHLMKKLIKNKHKALELDSCGYCKPNQSNFYNHLFKEQFDAHDALENVRALRKILFGSSLSLSRKNIIENSSMISAPHAVANMLYRDQRHELLLTFSDNLSNVTDTGPIKRSMAQNIADSDLSYDDLHKLYTRLQGLVEED, encoded by the coding sequence ATGACCATAAAGACCATAAAAGGAGTAAGGACATTGTGCCAAGGAAACATTCCTGTCGAAAGTATAACCATAGAGGAAGCACTTGGTGACTTCCTGACTCTTATAACTAAAGTCAAGTCTTCTGAGcgacatgaaaatcaaataactgttttaattggtCATAATTCGGCAACGTTCGATGTCCCTACTCTCCTAAGAAAtagtgatgaaaacttcaagGATGGCATTACTGACATGAATGTCTACTTTGCGGATAGTctacatctgatgaaaaaactgattaaaaacaaacataaagcaCTTGAGCTCGATTCTTGTGGATActgcaaaccaaaccaaagcaaCTTTTACAACCATTTGTTCAAGGAACAATTTGACGCCCATGATGCTTTAGAAAATGTCAGGGCgctgagaaaaattctttttggatCGTCATTAAGCCTCTCTAGGAAAAACATCATTGAGAATTCCAGTATGATCAGTGCTCCCCACGCAGTGGCAAACATGCTCTACCGAGATCAACGCCACGAACTTCTTCTAACATTCAGTGACAACTTGTCCAACGTAACCGACACCGGACCAATTAAAAGATCAATGGCACAAAACATCGCTGACAGTGATCTCTCTTACGATGACCTTCACAAACTGTACACAAGGTTACAAGGTTTGGTAGAAGAGGACTAG